From one Acipenser ruthenus chromosome 21, fAciRut3.2 maternal haplotype, whole genome shotgun sequence genomic stretch:
- the LOC117428030 gene encoding stabilizer of axonemal microtubules 2-like: MTRKCVCELCNCGRHRCAHQPTGLFEKSKQPCSVTEYAEKYPEYEGVHPRQSMKPKQEYKAGRDLMDGTTTFKSDYIPFEVTRRPGRVQEEYKPGSGHIDLGTTYKMDYNPYKVQAFVAARPKERLHATGAKLDTMPTYKDDFRAWEFSKREPTKPEPSYRPSSSKFANLTTFQNDFAPKGLVPRESFKPPNMARLSDAPFDSLTSHRISYIPHQLGAKFVKPKEDYKPSDQPFEDLTIHRCDFQGLPGELSKSCKPDFSKVMSDARFDGSTEFRDRFQQWPVTLPKVHKLPEYVTPEGHMDLSTTSNMDYVGHKVQPFIPKRPISRGRRSSVPFQGNTTMKEDFRKWEVRKQEMIKNKEEMGIPTGKFDGLSTFQAHYIPHQLNPIQSFKPQNVVTRSLAPFYDGTMYRTEYTSKKPDLCPASFQEPPGYVFDDVDHRGHKYFRKMLTPLGSKSILTNGIPVPSEVAVMS, from the exons ATGACGCGCAAATGTGTATGTGAACTCTGTAACTGTGG GCGCCACCGTTGTGCACATCAGCCAACAGGGCTATTTGAGAAAAGCAAGCAGCCCTGCAGTGTGACTGAATATGCTGAGAAGTATCCCGAGTATGAGGGTGTCCACCCTCGACAAAGCATGAAACCCAAACAAGAGTACAAAGCAGGTCGGGATCTCATGGACGGAACCACCACTTTCAA ATCAGATTACATTCCGTTTGAAGTAACACGTCGTCCTGGCCGTGTGCAAGAGGAGTATAAGCCGGGTTCTGGTCACATTGACCTTGGTACTACCTACAAGATGGACTACAACCCATACAAGGTGCAAGCGTTTGTAGCTGCCAGGCCAAAAGAAAGACTGCATGCAACTGGAGCGAAACTGGACACTATGCCAACTTACAAAG ATGATTTCAGAGCATGGGAATTCTCAAAGCGGGAACCAACCAAACCAGAACCATCCTACCGTCCTTCCTCATCAAAGTTTGCAAATCTTACTACATTCCAAAATGATTTTGCTCCCAAAGGCCTTGTTCCCAGAGAAAGTTTTAAACCACCTAATATGGCCAGGCTCTCTGATGCCCCCTTTGATAGCCTCACAAGTCATCGCATTTCCTACATCCCTCATCAGCTCGGGGCAAAGTTTGTCAAACCCAAAGAAGATTACAAACCTAGTGATCAACCTTTCGAAGATCTCACAATCCATCGGTGTGATTTTCAGGGCCTGCCCGGGGAGCTCTCCAAGAGCTGCAAACCTGATTTCTCAAAGGTTATGTCAGATGCCCGTTTCGATGGTAGCACTGAGTTCCGTGATCGCTTTCAGCAATGGCCTGTCACCTTGCCTAAGGTCCATAAATTACCTGAATACGTCACTCCAGAAGGGCACATGGATTTGAGCACTACGTCCAATATGGATTACGTTGGGCATAAAGTTCAACCATTTATTCCAAAAAGGCCAATCTCCCGTGGAAGGAGAAGTAGTGTACCATTCCAGGGAAACACCACCATGAAAGAAGACTTCAGGAAATGGGAAGTACGTAAACAAGAGATGATCAAGAACAAGGAAGAAATGGGAATACCGACTGGGAAGTTTGATGGCTTGTCAACCTTTCAAGCTCATTATATCCCTCATCAGTTAAACCCAATACAAAGCTTCAAGCCTCAAAATGTTGTCACGAGAAGTTTGGCTCCATTTTATGATGGTACTATGTATCGCACAGAATATACTTCGAAGAAACCAGATTTATGTCCAGCAAGTTTTCAGGAACCACCAGGATATGTCTTTGACGATGTTGACCACCGTGGGCACAAGTACTTCCGCAAGATGTTAACACCATTGGGTAGCAAATCCATTTTGACAAATGGAATACCCGTTCCCAGCGAGGTGGCTGTGATGTCATAA